A portion of the Tenacibaculum todarodis genome contains these proteins:
- a CDS encoding PepSY domain-containing protein, whose amino-acid sequence MTISIWRYSHLTLAISSFLFILTAAVTGIILAFEPISNQLKPFAIQNANEISISKTISSLKNEYDEIISLKVDQNNFLEASVITNEGKNETFYVNPLSGKKIGDLIEKSPLFKWTTNLHRSLFLKSTGRFLVGFFSFLLLLIAITGSILITKRQGGIIQFFTKVVNEDFKQYYHVIIGRFMLIPILIITLSGVYLSLEKFSVLPETKINHTIDFSETSIDTKTPIEDFTVFKNIKLDEVKSIEFPFSKDVEDYFFLKLHNKELIVHQYSGEIISAKNLSWTQIISDWSLFLHTGRGTIIWSLILLLSCIAILFFIYSGFAMTLERRKKSTLSKNKFKKDTAEIILLVGSETGSTFNVANSFFEAILARKKTVFIDHLNNYTSYKNVKQLIILTSTYGEGEAPINASNFLNLLQKTPQENPIKYAVVGFGSLAYSDFCQFAIEVDNALKQHKNFTSLLPICKINNQSFSDFKNWSLQWSKKTKIDLELKQKSIKLKNQQTFKVVEKTDLNSDDSFLIRLKPTKKLQFQSGDLVSITPSEDNIERLYSVGKIDNDILLSVKKHQFGICSNLLFNLNKEDYLIAKVEKNKQFHFPKKANETVLIANGTGIAPFLGMLNSDSKTHLFWGGRTQNSLKMYAPYLKNKIIYTAYSQEQNKEYVQDLVLKEQHLIATVLKNNGTIMICGSVSMMNGVLKTLEQITKNQLNTPLNKFQKVNRIKTDCY is encoded by the coding sequence ATGACCATTTCAATTTGGAGATATAGCCATTTAACGTTGGCTATATCTTCTTTCCTTTTTATACTAACAGCTGCTGTTACTGGAATAATTTTAGCTTTCGAACCTATTTCGAATCAGTTAAAACCATTTGCCATACAAAATGCTAATGAAATCTCTATTTCTAAAACAATTAGCTCTTTAAAGAACGAATACGATGAAATAATTTCTTTAAAAGTTGATCAAAATAATTTCCTAGAAGCTTCCGTAATTACAAACGAAGGTAAAAACGAAACCTTTTATGTAAATCCTTTATCAGGAAAAAAAATAGGCGATTTAATTGAAAAATCTCCGCTATTTAAATGGACAACAAATTTACATCGTTCTTTATTTTTAAAATCTACCGGGCGTTTTTTAGTTGGTTTCTTTTCTTTTTTACTCTTGCTAATTGCTATAACAGGAAGCATTTTAATTACTAAAAGACAAGGCGGAATTATACAATTCTTTACCAAAGTTGTAAATGAAGATTTTAAACAATATTACCATGTAATTATTGGGCGGTTTATGCTAATTCCAATTCTAATAATTACACTTTCTGGTGTGTATTTATCTTTAGAAAAGTTTTCAGTTTTACCCGAAACTAAAATAAATCATACAATAGATTTTTCTGAAACTAGTATTGATACAAAAACTCCAATTGAAGATTTTACAGTTTTCAAAAACATAAAACTAGATGAAGTAAAAAGTATTGAATTCCCCTTCTCTAAAGATGTTGAAGATTATTTTTTCTTAAAACTACACAACAAAGAACTGATTGTGCATCAATATTCTGGTGAAATTATTAGCGCAAAAAATTTGTCTTGGACACAAATTATTTCTGATTGGAGCTTATTTTTACACACAGGTCGTGGTACAATAATTTGGTCTTTAATTTTACTATTGTCTTGTATTGCTATTTTATTTTTTATCTATTCTGGTTTTGCAATGACCTTAGAACGAAGAAAAAAAAGCACATTATCTAAAAACAAGTTTAAAAAAGATACTGCAGAAATTATTCTTCTTGTTGGCTCGGAAACCGGAAGCACATTTAACGTTGCAAACTCATTTTTTGAAGCAATTTTAGCACGTAAAAAAACTGTTTTTATAGATCATTTAAACAACTACACTTCCTATAAAAATGTAAAACAACTTATTATTTTAACGTCAACGTATGGCGAAGGAGAAGCTCCAATAAACGCTTCTAATTTCCTTAATTTACTACAAAAAACTCCACAAGAAAATCCAATTAAATACGCTGTTGTTGGTTTTGGATCTCTTGCTTATTCAGATTTTTGTCAATTTGCAATTGAAGTTGACAATGCATTAAAACAACATAAAAATTTCACTTCACTCCTACCAATTTGTAAAATAAACAATCAGTCTTTTTCTGATTTTAAAAACTGGAGTTTACAATGGAGTAAAAAAACAAAAATAGATTTAGAGTTAAAACAGAAATCTATAAAACTAAAAAATCAGCAAACTTTTAAAGTTGTTGAAAAAACCGATTTAAACTCAGATGATTCTTTTTTAATTCGTTTAAAACCAACTAAAAAACTTCAATTTCAATCTGGAGATTTAGTATCCATAACACCAAGTGAAGACAATATTGAACGCTTATATTCTGTAGGAAAAATAGATAACGACATTTTATTGAGTGTAAAAAAACACCAATTTGGTATTTGTTCAAACCTATTGTTTAATCTTAATAAAGAAGATTATTTAATTGCAAAAGTTGAAAAGAACAAGCAATTTCATTTTCCAAAAAAAGCCAATGAAACTGTTTTAATTGCAAACGGAACCGGAATTGCGCCTTTTTTAGGCATGTTAAATTCGGATTCTAAAACTCATTTATTTTGGGGAGGAAGAACCCAAAATTCACTAAAAATGTACGCTCCGTATTTAAAAAACAAAATTATTTATACCGCTTATTCTCAAGAACAAAATAAAGAATATGTACAAGATTTGGTTTTAAAAGAGCAGCATTTAATTGCTACAGTATTAAAAAACAACGGAACAATTATGATTTGCGGTTCTGTAAGTATGATGAATGGCGTTTTAAAAACTTTAGAACAAATAACCAAAAACCAACTAAATACACCGTTAAATAAGTTCCAGAAAGTAAATAGAATTAAAACTGATTGTTATTAG
- a CDS encoding DUF6686 family protein, with the protein MCKKYKIISSVKNGELSVCKGCKNYNLIFNNIFFQFNKEQLNMFKEYISKLDTDYWLEHGANNTQKRKIPVTTFHQNLILVFTNQEIEELKILLDINKAKTTRIISITDIDYNLILN; encoded by the coding sequence ATGTGTAAAAAATATAAAATAATATCTAGTGTTAAAAACGGAGAATTATCAGTTTGTAAAGGCTGTAAAAATTACAATCTAATATTTAATAACATATTTTTTCAGTTTAATAAAGAGCAACTAAATATGTTTAAAGAATACATCTCTAAATTAGACACAGATTATTGGCTAGAACATGGTGCAAATAACACACAAAAAAGAAAAATACCTGTTACAACTTTTCATCAGAATTTAATTTTAGTCTTTACCAATCAAGAAATTGAAGAATTAAAAATTCTTTTAGACATTAATAAAGCCAAAACTACCCGAATAATTTCAATTACAGATATTGATTATAATCTAATCTTAAATTAA
- a CDS encoding leucine-rich repeat domain-containing protein: MKRITSLLLFLISIFTLQSQNYNSYSGQFNQSFGGKYEVNISHLKKHGFNDTFTYNEKEFESNKDSIEVLSKIKYVSITISENLDLGSIINNLETFSNLEYLRFKTPAALFKNGKVENITFPDNIYKLKNIKTISLKGDFYWNYDTFLNSVSNLPKLENFILIYNRFPNKIFNNPNFIKLKHLKGLSYTGSNKITFPEEIKEFKDLTSLRLGFDSNENTMKEVNKFSSLKNLKYLDLNWMTINENLLENFRHLQELSLSASEIKNPSNLFKNLSLNKSLEKLNLSNNKLTILPKEIGNLKNLQSFYSSNNKFSKKLPDAFYKLTNLKNIEIQGSNIEEVSNNINNLKKLETLKIYHNKIKKLPKKMGNLNNLKDFYLNHNQITELPEDIGKLKLTYLSLNNNKLKQLPNSIVKLNKLETLNLKENYILELPKKIGNLTNLKYLNLDLNNLDELPKSISKLKALETLNISRNKITQLPTNFGNLSSLKTFDSEFCLLKKLPESFGRLNNLERLVLTNNNLQELSDNFGNLKKLKKLYLHNRKNYNYVFNRNFKKDSTIKLNILDNNLTKLPTSFSDLPKLEFLELSLNKNINEKRLFSVLKKSKFKDYNIRLESCNIKKLPVYNWSNIKAATINLRDNLITELPKDIINSKYLKTLNLKENKGINVYRDNKTQLYLLYAEKGFMDENDIPKTDELVIAYAKTANGLTYRKQYNKSVEYAEKAFKINKQLTHKHLYEDNYIEALYYTKNYNKAILFANTQIQKDTSRGFRILNSIIPNFQFKAKSQLAIGDTIKAIKTFAVASKKFRSNNWTEAGMLSKKVKLDSLSENFFKKSIKFYTSYLEKNKNALGYHLSLVEAYIIANKIDFAKKHLDKIKLLKVNDKNYKSLIPYFEAIINTIENNNYNINFEEFKKRLYINKVKLKTWSFKLMEDWTILNHLSKDKNLKIIKLNKIYKERK; the protein is encoded by the coding sequence ATGAAAAGAATTACAAGTTTATTATTATTTTTAATAAGTATTTTCACACTTCAATCTCAAAATTATAATTCTTATTCTGGTCAATTTAATCAATCTTTTGGAGGTAAATATGAAGTAAATATCTCTCATTTAAAAAAACACGGTTTTAATGATACTTTTACCTATAATGAGAAGGAATTTGAAAGTAATAAAGACTCAATTGAAGTTTTATCTAAAATAAAATATGTTTCTATTACTATTTCAGAAAACTTGGATTTAGGTTCTATCATAAATAACTTAGAAACATTCTCAAATTTAGAATATTTAAGATTTAAAACTCCTGCTGCTCTATTTAAAAATGGTAAAGTAGAAAACATTACTTTTCCAGATAATATTTATAAATTAAAAAACATAAAAACCATTTCTTTAAAAGGAGATTTTTATTGGAATTATGATACTTTTTTAAACTCTGTTTCTAACTTACCTAAACTAGAAAATTTTATTCTCATTTATAATAGATTTCCAAATAAAATATTTAATAATCCTAATTTCATTAAACTAAAACATCTTAAAGGATTATCTTATACTGGTTCTAATAAAATTACATTTCCTGAAGAAATAAAAGAATTTAAAGATTTAACTTCATTACGTTTAGGTTTTGATTCTAACGAAAACACAATGAAAGAAGTTAATAAGTTTTCGTCTTTAAAAAACCTAAAATATTTAGATTTAAACTGGATGACTATCAATGAGAACCTATTAGAAAATTTCAGACATCTTCAAGAACTTTCTCTTTCTGCTTCAGAAATTAAAAACCCTAGTAACTTATTCAAAAACCTTTCTCTTAATAAATCATTAGAAAAATTAAATCTTTCAAATAATAAATTAACAATATTGCCTAAAGAAATCGGTAATTTAAAAAACCTTCAATCTTTTTATAGTTCAAATAATAAGTTTTCAAAAAAATTACCTGACGCATTTTACAAACTAACAAACCTTAAAAATATTGAAATTCAAGGAAGTAACATTGAAGAAGTTAGCAACAATATAAACAACTTAAAAAAGTTAGAAACTTTAAAAATATATCACAATAAAATAAAAAAACTGCCTAAAAAAATGGGCAATTTAAATAACTTAAAAGATTTTTACTTAAATCATAATCAAATTACAGAATTACCCGAAGATATTGGTAAACTAAAGTTAACTTATTTAAGTTTAAACAATAATAAACTAAAACAACTACCTAATTCTATAGTAAAACTTAATAAACTTGAAACTCTAAATCTAAAAGAAAACTATATTTTAGAACTTCCTAAAAAAATTGGAAACCTAACAAATCTTAAATATTTGAACTTAGATTTAAATAATTTAGACGAACTTCCAAAATCCATTTCTAAATTAAAAGCCTTAGAAACTTTAAATATTTCTAGAAATAAGATAACACAATTACCTACAAATTTTGGAAACCTATCTTCTCTAAAAACATTTGATTCTGAGTTTTGTTTATTAAAAAAATTACCAGAATCTTTTGGAAGACTAAACAACCTAGAAAGATTAGTTCTTACTAATAATAATTTACAAGAACTTTCTGATAATTTTGGAAACCTAAAAAAATTAAAGAAACTCTATCTACATAATAGAAAAAACTATAATTATGTTTTTAATAGAAATTTCAAAAAAGATTCAACAATAAAATTAAACATATTAGATAATAATTTAACTAAACTACCAACTTCATTTTCTGACTTACCAAAACTAGAATTTCTAGAGCTTTCTTTAAATAAAAACATTAATGAAAAACGATTATTTAGTGTTCTTAAAAAATCTAAATTTAAAGATTACAACATTCGTTTAGAAAGCTGTAATATTAAAAAATTACCTGTTTATAATTGGTCTAATATAAAAGCTGCTACAATAAATCTTAGAGATAATTTAATTACAGAGTTACCTAAAGATATAATAAATTCTAAATACTTAAAAACTCTAAATTTAAAAGAAAATAAAGGTATTAACGTTTATAGAGATAATAAAACTCAATTGTACTTACTTTATGCTGAAAAAGGTTTTATGGATGAAAATGATATTCCTAAAACAGATGAATTAGTCATTGCGTATGCCAAAACGGCAAATGGTTTAACTTATAGAAAACAATACAATAAAAGTGTTGAATATGCAGAAAAAGCCTTTAAAATAAATAAACAATTAACTCATAAACATTTATATGAAGATAATTATATTGAAGCGCTTTATTATACAAAGAACTACAATAAAGCAATTTTATTTGCTAACACTCAAATACAAAAAGATACTTCTCGAGGCTTTCGGATTTTAAATTCTATAATTCCAAATTTTCAATTCAAAGCTAAAAGTCAATTAGCTATTGGTGATACTATTAAAGCTATTAAAACCTTTGCTGTTGCTTCAAAAAAATTTAGAAGTAATAATTGGACTGAAGCTGGAATGCTTTCTAAAAAAGTTAAATTAGATTCTCTTTCTGAAAACTTTTTTAAAAAATCAATTAAGTTTTATACTTCTTATCTTGAAAAAAATAAAAATGCTTTAGGTTATCACTTAAGTTTAGTAGAAGCATATATTATTGCTAATAAAATAGATTTTGCTAAAAAACATCTTGACAAAATAAAATTATTAAAAGTGAATGACAAAAACTACAAATCACTCATTCCTTACTTTGAAGCCATAATTAACACTATTGAAAATAACAACTATAATATTAATTTTGAAGAATTTAAAAAAAGACTTTACATCAATAAAGTAAAATTAAAAACTTGGAGCTTTAAATTAATGGAAGATTGGACTATTTTAAATCATCTATCCAAAGATAAAAATCTTAAAATAATAAAACTTAACAAGATCTATAAAGAAAGAAAATAG
- a CDS encoding histidine kinase gives MKFFTFLFLLFGLMQTSAQNFQLKTYTVKNGIPNAKIIAITQDNVGSVWLASKNKISKFNGEEFNNYEVKNRSVSILETKNDSLLIGTDNSLTIYAQDKFSHFESKKVHSILTVEGFIFVGSEQGIYRLKEDYLSPLKTNFQIDLNQINDLKFDGKHYFIATNKALWKVDNLLKPTSLKRIEIGNFKTVSIFENQVIASNEIGIFSIEGEQAFLIAQQPKEITDIQKINNQFWIATKNNGITVLNSDFTFEKNINKYNTLATNNINSIFKDQQNNVWIATENAGLYKYETDSKKTQKPIITLTNIDVVYEPLDSININQYKKVLQLPSDKNHVSFSYKTVNINNPKAVVYRFKLNEKFSPWTAKESVDFANLSAGNYTFTAQSKIDSVESKPISFSFFIDKPLYKKDWFLWSLLGGLSLLLGLIILNYINRIKKRNKAKVEKLKLENHLLSLEQKALQLQMNPHFIFNVLNGIKALGSTGKTKELSSTISKFATLLRSVLLNSRQEEISLSEEISTLKNYLELEQQMSANPFDFNIKTDLSIDQEEILIPPMLLQPFIENSIKHGINLKKDGKITVLFTTNNNFLQCTIDDNGIGFEQSKKQSTVKNHQSVAVKVTQERIENLSKESTFSIKELKEKEKIIGTRVWFKIPLKTDY, from the coding sequence ATGAAGTTTTTTACATTTTTATTTTTACTTTTTGGGTTGATGCAAACGTCTGCTCAAAACTTTCAGCTGAAAACCTATACCGTAAAAAACGGCATACCAAATGCTAAAATTATTGCTATTACGCAAGATAATGTTGGTTCAGTTTGGTTGGCTTCAAAAAATAAAATAAGTAAATTTAATGGTGAAGAATTTAATAATTATGAGGTTAAAAACCGTTCAGTCAGCATTTTAGAAACTAAAAACGATAGTTTATTAATTGGGACTGACAACAGTTTAACTATTTATGCGCAAGATAAATTCTCTCATTTTGAAAGTAAAAAAGTACATTCAATTTTAACTGTAGAAGGATTTATTTTTGTTGGAAGTGAACAAGGTATTTACAGACTTAAAGAAGATTATTTATCACCTTTAAAAACTAATTTTCAAATTGATTTAAACCAAATAAACGATTTAAAATTTGATGGAAAGCATTATTTTATTGCAACCAACAAAGCACTTTGGAAGGTAGACAACCTTTTAAAACCAACTTCTTTAAAACGTATTGAAATTGGGAATTTTAAAACTGTTTCTATATTTGAGAATCAAGTAATTGCAAGTAATGAAATCGGTATTTTCTCTATTGAAGGCGAACAAGCTTTTTTAATTGCGCAGCAACCAAAAGAGATTACCGATATTCAGAAAATTAATAATCAGTTTTGGATTGCTACTAAAAACAACGGAATTACTGTTTTAAACTCAGATTTCACTTTTGAAAAAAACATTAATAAATACAATACGTTAGCAACTAATAATATCAATTCAATTTTTAAAGATCAACAAAATAACGTTTGGATTGCTACTGAAAATGCTGGTTTGTATAAATATGAAACCGATAGTAAAAAAACTCAAAAACCAATTATTACACTCACAAATATTGATGTAGTTTATGAACCTTTAGATTCTATAAACATCAATCAGTACAAAAAAGTTTTACAGCTTCCTTCGGATAAAAATCATGTTTCATTCTCATATAAAACCGTAAACATTAACAACCCAAAAGCTGTTGTATATCGATTTAAATTAAATGAAAAATTTAGTCCTTGGACGGCAAAAGAATCTGTTGATTTTGCAAATCTCTCCGCAGGAAATTATACGTTTACAGCACAATCTAAAATTGATTCCGTAGAAAGCAAACCGATATCATTCAGTTTTTTTATTGACAAACCGTTGTATAAAAAAGACTGGTTTTTATGGAGTTTATTAGGTGGATTAAGTTTACTATTAGGATTGATAATTCTGAATTATATAAACCGAATTAAAAAACGAAACAAAGCAAAGGTTGAGAAACTGAAATTAGAAAATCATTTGTTATCATTAGAACAAAAAGCCTTGCAATTACAAATGAATCCGCATTTTATCTTTAATGTTTTAAACGGAATTAAAGCGCTTGGAAGCACAGGAAAGACAAAAGAGTTAAGTTCAACTATTAGTAAATTTGCGACCTTATTACGTTCTGTTTTATTGAACTCAAGACAAGAAGAAATTAGTTTATCTGAAGAAATTTCAACCTTAAAAAACTATTTAGAATTGGAGCAACAAATGAGTGCAAATCCGTTTGATTTCAACATTAAAACCGATCTTTCTATTGACCAAGAAGAAATTTTAATTCCGCCAATGTTGTTGCAACCTTTTATAGAAAACAGCATTAAACACGGAATTAATTTAAAAAAAGATGGTAAAATAACCGTACTTTTTACAACCAACAATAACTTTTTACAATGCACAATTGATGACAACGGAATTGGTTTTGAGCAATCTAAAAAGCAAAGTACTGTAAAAAACCATCAATCTGTAGCGGTTAAAGTTACACAAGAACGTATTGAAAATTTATCAAAGGAAAGTACATTTTCAATCAAAGAATTAAAAGAAAAAGAGAAAATAATTGGAACTCGAGTTTGGTTTAAGATTCCTTTAAAAACAGATTATTAA
- a CDS encoding metallophosphoesterase, with translation MKRRRFIKNTVKGAIGVGLIGGIYSWQIEPFWLEFVKKKMKLNNLPDHLKGKTLIQISDIHIGNRFDYQYIIDSFKKTQLLNPDFVVYTGDYVSYENEEQFSQLEEVCKHIVKGRFGTVGILGNHDYGKNWAEQNVADKISSILEKSGVSVLSNEEKNINGLNIIGLDDYWGLNFNPKKIMNNLDNEKANVVLCHNPDVCDLDVWNNYKSWILSGHTHGGQVKPPFLNPPLLPVKNKKYSSGKINLEDGRTLYINRALGHLWQVRFNVRPEITIFELE, from the coding sequence ATGAAAAGAAGAAGGTTTATTAAAAACACAGTTAAAGGAGCTATTGGAGTTGGTTTAATTGGCGGTATATATTCTTGGCAAATAGAACCATTTTGGTTAGAATTTGTGAAAAAGAAAATGAAGCTAAATAATTTACCAGACCATTTAAAAGGTAAAACTTTAATTCAAATTAGCGATATCCATATTGGAAATAGATTCGATTATCAATATATAATTGATTCATTCAAGAAAACACAATTATTAAACCCAGATTTTGTTGTTTACACAGGCGATTATGTTTCTTACGAAAATGAAGAACAATTCTCACAATTAGAAGAAGTTTGTAAACACATTGTAAAAGGTAGATTTGGTACAGTTGGTATTTTAGGAAATCATGATTATGGTAAAAATTGGGCTGAGCAAAATGTTGCAGATAAAATATCTTCAATATTAGAAAAATCTGGAGTTTCAGTTTTAAGTAATGAAGAAAAAAATATAAACGGATTAAATATTATTGGTTTAGATGATTATTGGGGATTGAATTTTAATCCAAAAAAAATAATGAATAACCTAGATAATGAAAAAGCTAATGTAGTTTTATGCCATAATCCTGATGTTTGCGATTTAGATGTATGGAACAACTATAAAAGTTGGATTTTATCTGGTCATACACATGGCGGACAAGTTAAACCGCCGTTTTTGAATCCACCTCTTTTACCAGTAAAAAACAAAAAATATTCCTCTGGAAAGATTAATTTAGAAGATGGTAGAACATTATACATAAATAGAGCTTTAGGTCATTTATGGCAGGTTCGATTTAATGTTAGGCCTGAAATTACAATTTTTGAATTAGAATAA
- a CDS encoding LytR/AlgR family response regulator transcription factor: MQKLTAILVEDQPNALAMLQQDLETHHAEIEIIGTAKSVVEASKLLRKQQPDILFLDIMLGDGTGFDVLEIHPDLTSKIIFVTASDEFALKAFKFSAIDYVLKPYAIEDLDIAIDKAKSQVKPNKEQLNVLQDSINQPNTRPKKISLHTSDKIVVVSLDTIVRCESDNNYTEFFMQDGSKILVSKTLKFYADMLKEFNFLRVHQSHLVNLQYVKEFIKSDGGYIVLKDKKTIPVSVRKRAEVVSALNFM, from the coding sequence ATGCAAAAACTTACCGCAATATTAGTAGAAGATCAACCTAATGCGTTGGCAATGTTACAGCAAGATCTGGAAACACATCATGCAGAAATAGAAATTATTGGTACAGCAAAAAGTGTTGTTGAAGCTTCAAAACTATTAAGAAAACAACAGCCAGATATTTTGTTTTTAGACATTATGTTAGGAGACGGAACTGGTTTTGATGTGTTAGAAATTCATCCAGATTTAACTTCAAAAATTATCTTTGTAACTGCAAGTGATGAGTTTGCTTTAAAAGCCTTTAAATTCTCAGCAATAGATTATGTTTTAAAACCCTATGCTATTGAAGATTTAGACATTGCTATTGACAAAGCTAAAAGTCAAGTTAAACCAAATAAAGAGCAACTAAACGTTCTGCAAGACTCTATTAATCAACCAAATACAAGACCTAAAAAGATTTCTCTACATACTTCAGATAAAATTGTAGTTGTGAGTTTAGATACAATTGTTCGTTGTGAATCAGACAATAATTATACAGAATTTTTTATGCAAGATGGAAGTAAAATTTTAGTTTCTAAAACACTAAAATTTTATGCAGATATGTTAAAAGAATTCAACTTTTTACGTGTACATCAAAGTCATTTGGTAAACCTACAATATGTAAAAGAGTTTATAAAATCTGATGGAGGTTATATTGTTCTAAAAGACAAAAAAACAATTCCGGTTTCAGTAAGAAAGCGTGCTGAAGTTGTTAGTGCTTTAAACTTTATGTAA
- the bshB1 gene encoding bacillithiol biosynthesis deacetylase BshB1 — protein sequence MKLDILAFGAHPDDVELGAGATIAKEISLGKKVGIVDLTRGELGTRGSAEIRDVEATNAAKVLGVSVRENLGFADGFFINDKEHQLEIIKMIRKYKPEIVLCNAIDDRHIDHGKGSKLVSDACFLSGLLKIETEVAGKQQEKWRPKQVYHYIQWKNIEPDFVVDVTGFMETKIDAVMAYSSQFYDPKSTEPQTPITSKNFTESVDYRARDLGRLIGVEHAEGFTTERYVAVENLDKLI from the coding sequence ATGAAACTAGACATATTAGCTTTTGGCGCACATCCAGATGATGTAGAATTAGGAGCAGGAGCAACTATAGCAAAAGAAATTTCTTTAGGAAAAAAAGTAGGAATTGTAGATTTAACTCGTGGAGAATTAGGTACGCGTGGTTCAGCAGAAATACGTGATGTAGAAGCTACAAACGCTGCTAAAGTTCTTGGAGTTTCCGTAAGAGAAAACTTAGGTTTTGCTGATGGTTTTTTTATAAATGATAAAGAACATCAGTTAGAGATTATAAAAATGATTCGTAAATACAAACCCGAAATTGTATTGTGTAATGCAATTGATGACCGACATATAGATCATGGAAAAGGAAGTAAATTAGTTTCAGATGCTTGTTTTTTAAGTGGATTGTTAAAGATTGAAACTGAAGTAGCAGGTAAGCAGCAAGAAAAATGGCGACCAAAACAAGTGTATCATTATATACAATGGAAAAACATTGAACCTGATTTTGTAGTTGATGTAACTGGTTTTATGGAAACTAAGATAGATGCTGTAATGGCGTATTCTTCACAATTTTACGACCCTAAAAGTACAGAGCCTCAAACACCAATTACAAGTAAAAACTTTACAGAAAGTGTAGATTATAGAGCAAGAGACTTAGGACGTTTAATAGGAGTAGAGCACGCAGAAGGTTTTACAACAGAGCGTTACGTTGCTGTAGAAAATTTAGATAAATTAATTTAG